The Stutzerimonas stutzeri RCH2 genomic interval ACTCGGCGCAGGCTTCGGCGAGACGGTCTGCAAGCGCCTTGACCATGATCGAGTTGTAGTCGTCGCCCTTGTCCTGATAGGCCTTTGCCAGCTCCTCGGCACCGATGCCGGCGGTGCAGATGAAGCCACCCACATAGTCTGTGATGCCGCTATCTTTCGGCGCGACGAAGTCGGCCAGGGAGAGGTTAGGCTTGGCGTCCGGCTTGATGATCTGCTGGCGCAGATGGTGCAGGGTGGCCAGCTTTTCGCCGCCGTCGCCATACACTTCCAGATCATCGTCCTGCACCTGGTTGGCTGGCCAGAAACCGAACACGGCGCGCGCGCGGATCAGCTTCTCGTCGATCAGCTTGTTCAGCATGGCCTGGGCATCGCTGAACAGCGCGGTGGCCGCTTCGCCGACCACTTCGTCCTCGAGAATGCGCGGGTACTTGCCGGCCAGGTCCCAGGCGATGAAGAACGGCGTCCAGTCGATGTACTCGGCCAGCGTGCGCAGGTCGATATCTTCCAGCAGCTGGCGGCCGGTAAAGCTCGGCTTGACCGGCGTGTAGCTGGCCCAGTCGAACTGCGGCTTGTTGGCGACGGCCTGGGCATAGCTCAGGCGCTCGGTGCGCGCACTGCGGTTGGCGGTGCGCTCGCGGATCATGGCGTACTCTTCGCGGGTCTTCTCGACGAAGGCCGGCTTGAGTTCCTTGGACAGCAAAGTAGTGGCGACACCCACCGCGCGTGAGGCGTCGGTGACGTAGACCACCGCATCGTTGTGGTACTGCGGGTCGATCTTCACCGCGGTGTGGGCCTTGGACGTGGTGGCGCCGCCGATCATCAGCGGCAGGCTGAAGCCCTGGCGCTGCATTTCCTTGGCAACGTGGACCATCTCGTCCAGCGAAGGCGTGATCAGGCCGGAGAGGCCGATGATGTCGCACTTCTCCGCGATGGCGGTCTGCAGAATCTTCTCCGCCGGCACCATCACGCCCATGTCGACAACGTCGTAACCGTTACAGCCGAGCACCACGCCGACGATGTTCTTGCCGATGTCGTGCACGTCGCCTTTCACCGTGGCCATGAGGATCTTGCCCTTGGCTTCCGGCTTGTCGCCTTTTTCCGCCTCGATGAACGGGATCAGGTGCGCGACGGCCTGCTTCATCACGCGCGCCGACTTGACCACCTGGGGCAGGAACATCTTGCCGGCGCCGAACAGGTCGCCAACCACGTTCATACCGCTCATCAGCGGGCCTTCGATCACCTCGATGGGTCGCTTGCATTGCTGGCGGCATTCCTCGGTGTCTTCGACGATAAAGGCGGTGATGCCCTTGACCAGTGCGTGCTCGAGGCGCTTGTCCACCGGCAGGCTGCGCCATTCTTCGGTTTCGGCCTCCTTGACCGAGCCGTCGCCCTTGTACTTGTCAGCGAGCTCCAGCAAGCCTTCGGTGCCGTTGGCGCTGCGGTTGAGAACTACGTCCTCGACTGCGTCGCGCAACTCCTTTGGAATCTCGTCGTAGATCTCCAGCTGACCGGCGTTGACGATGCCCATGGTCAGGCCTGCCTTGATCGCATGGAACAGGAATACCGAGTGGATCGCTTCGCGCACCGGGTTGTTGCCGCGGAACGAGAACGACACGTTGGAGACGCCGCCCGAAGTCAGTGCATAGGGAAGGTTGTCGCGGATGTAGGCGCAGGCCTCGATGAAGTCGACTGCGTAGTTGTTGTGTTCCTCGATGCCGGTGGCGATGGCAAAGATGTTCGGGTCGAAGATGATGTCTTCCGGTGGGAAGCCCACTTCGTTGACCAGGATGTCGTAGCTGCGTTTGCAGATTTCGCGCTTGCGTGCGGCGGTATCGGCCTGACCGGCCTCGTCGAAGGCCATGACCACCACGGCGGCACCGTAGCGCTTGCACAGGTGGGCCTGCTGCTTGAACTGCTCGACGCCTTCCTTCATCGAGATCGAGTTGACGATGCCCTTGCCCTGGATGCACTTGAGGCCTGCCTCGATCACTTCCCACTTCGACGAGTCGATCATGATCGGCACGCGGGAAATATCCGGCTCGCCGGCGATCAGGTTGAGGAAGGTGACCATGGCCGCCTTCGAATCCAGCATGCCCTCGTCCATGTTGATGTCGATCACCTGGGCGCCGGCTTCGACCTGCTGCAGGGCGACTTCCAAAGCCTCGGTGTAGTTTTCTTCGCGGATCAGGCGGGCGAACTTGGCGGAACCGGTGATGTTGGTGCGCTCACCGACGTTGACGAACAGCGAGCTGCGGTCGATGGTGAACGGCTCCAGGCCCGACAGGCGGCAGGCCTTGGGAATGTCCGGAATGGCGCGCGGCGGGTATTTGCTGACCGCCTCGGCAATTGCCTGGATATGCGCCGGCGTGGTGCCGCAGCAGCCGCCGATGATGTTGAGAAAGCCCGAGGCGGCGAACTCTTCGACCACCGCGGCCATTTCTGCCGGGCTTTCGTCGTATTCGCCGAAGGCGTTCGGCAGGCCCGCATTGGGGTGCGCGGAGACGAAGGTCTCGGCCTTGCTGGAGAGTTCTTCCAGATACGGACGCAGATCCTTAGCGCCGAGGGCGCAGTTCAGGCCAACGGAGATCGGCTTGGCGTGGCGCACCGAGTTCCAGAAGGCCTCGGTGGTCTGCCCGGACAGGGTGCGGCCGGATGCATCGGTAATGGTGCCGGAGATCATGATCGGCAGCTCGACGCCTTCGTCCTCGAACACCTGCTGCACGGCGAAGATCGCCGCCTTGGCGTTCAGCGTGTCGAAGATCGTTTCGATCAAAATCAGGTCGGCACCGCCCTCGATCAGGCCGCGGGTGGCTTCGACATAGTTCTCCACCAGCAGGTCGAAGGTGACGTTGCGATAGCCGGGGTTGTTGACGTCCGGGGAGATCGAGCAGGTGCGGCTGGTCGGGCCGAGTACGCCGGCGACGAAGCGCGGACGGTCCGGCGTTTCGGCGGTCTTGGCGTCCGCCACTTCACGGGCCAGGCGTGCGCCTTCGACGTTCAGTTCGTAGACCAGCTCTTCCATACCGTAGTCGGCCTGGGAGACGCGGGTCGCGTTGAAGGTGTTGGTTTCGAGGATGTCTGCGCCGGCGTCGAGGTAGGCCTTCTCGATGGCCTGAATGATATCCGGGCGGCTCAGCAGCAGCAGGTCGTTATTGCCTTTGACGTCCTGCGGCCAGTCGGCGAAGCGCGTGCCACGGTAGTCCTCTTCTTCCAGCTTGTAGCTCTGGATCATCGTTCCCATGCCACCATCCAGAATCAGAATGCGCTCTTTGAGCGCTTGCTGGAGGGCCTGAAGACGGGAGCTGCGAGTGGACATGGGAACTACCTGAAAAAGCTGAGACAAAAGAGCGCGAATGATAGCAAAGCTGCATGCTTTTTTAGCTTCCGCGCTTTTGCATGAAGATTATTCAGGTTGAGCGAACAAGCGGCTGTCGCCTGAGGCGAATAGAATGCAGGTTCACTCCAAGGTATTCGTTTCATGTCCCTCCGTTTGTGGCTCGGCTGCCTGCTGCTCCTGATTGGCAGCGCTGTGCAGGCCGAAGCTGTTTCCTATCAGCGCGATATCCAGCCGATCTTTACCGCCAAGTGTGTCGCCTGCCATGCCTGTTATGACTCGCCTTGCCAGCTCAATCTGGGCAGCGGCGAGGGGGCGTCAAGAGGTGGCCACAAGCTCCCGGTCTACAACGGTGTTCGGGTCAAGGCGCAACAGCCGACCCGGCTATTTCTCGACGCCGAAGGGGAAGCGGCGTGGCGACGCAAGGGCTTTCACTCGGTGCTGGAAGCCGAGGGCAATCAGGCAGCGCTGATGGCGCGCATGCTGGAACTGGGGCGCAGTCAACCGTTGGTGCCGAATGCCAAGCTGCCGCCGGGGCTGGATATTGGCATCGGCCGGGAGAACAGTTGCCCATTACCCGGTGAATTCGACGGCTATGCGCGCAAGAACGCCCATGGCGGCATGCCGTTTGCCGTTACCGGTCTTAGCGACGAAGAGTACACAGTCGTTCAGCGCTGGCTCGAGCAGGGCGCGCCGGTCGAGCATCGGCAGCTGAAGCCGACACCTGCGGAAGCGTTGCAGATTGAGCAGTGGGAGCGCTTATTCAACACTCCCGGCGCTCGGGGCAATCTGGTTGGCCGCTGGCTGTATGAGCACCTTTTTATTGCGCATCTGCATTTCGAAGGGGGGGAGAGCGGCCACTTCTACCAGCTGGTGCGTTCGCGCACTCCCAGTGGCGAGCCCGTCGACCCTATCGCGGCACGTCGGCCCAACAATGATCCGGGCACCCGCTTCAGTTATCGGCTGCGACCAATTCCAGATGTGATCGTGCACAAGACGCACATTACCTATCCGTTGAGTGCTCAGAAGCTGGCGCGAGTCACGGCGCTGTTTTTCGAGGATGATTGGCCCGTCGATAGCATTCCTGGCTACGGCGCCGCTCATCGGGCCAACCCATTCAAGACCTTCCAGGCGATTCCGGCCCAGGCGCGCTATCAGTTCATGCTGGATAACGCCGAGTATTTCGTGCGTACGTTCATCAGGGGGCCCGTATGTCGCGGGCAGATCGCAACCGACGTGATTCGCGACAACTTCTGGGTTTTCTTCCAGGATCCGCAGCACGATCTGTATCTGACGGACCGCCGCTACCGTGAGCAGACCACACCGCTGCTGGCAATGCCGGGGCAGTTCGATGAGATGGGCAATCTGCTGGCGTTCTGGAAGACCTACCGCGTCAAGCGAAACCAGTACGAGCACCTACGCACGCAGGCTTATGCCAACAAGCCAGCAGACTGGGCGCATATCTGGTCCGGCAATGACAACGCCTTGTTGAGCATCTTCCGCCAGCATGACAGCGCCTCGGTGCGCAAAGGGCTGATCGGAGAAATCCCGCAAACACTCTGGTGGATGGACTATCCGCTGCTCGAGCGCACCTATTACCAGCTTGTGGTCAACTTCGACGTGTTCGGCAACGTTTCCCATCAAGGGCAGACACGGTTGTACTTCGATCTGATCCGCAATGGTGCGGAGCTGAATTTCCTCCGCCTGCTGCCGGCTTCGTCCCGCCAGGGGATTCTAAATGGCTGGTACGAGAAAGGCGGGCAGCTGAAGCTGCTACTGGCCTATACCTCGATCGACGCTACAACGCCGTCGCTGCTCGATCTGGGCAAGGCCGACGCCAAGCGAGCGTTTGCCCGTCAGCTGCTCGCGCGCTATGCCGGCATCAATGCAACGCCGGATCCGATCAACCGTTGCCAGGGCAGCCATTGCTTCCGCGCGGGTCAGCCAGCGCTGCTGCAGCGAGCCGAGCAGGCGCTCAGCCGCCTTACCAACCGGCTGGGTGCCGGGTTGCCCGCCATCCAGTATTTGCCAGAAGCCACGCTGCTGCGCGTCGAGGCTGGTGACGGCCGGCGTGAGCTCTACAGCCTGTTGCGCAATCGTGCCCACAGTAATGTGGCCTTCATGTATGGCGAGTCGCTGCGTTGGCAGCCGAGACTGGACACCCTGACGGTATATCCCGGCATCCTCAGCAGTTACCCGAACTTCCTGTTCAACATGCCTGCGGCGGATGTGCCGGCCTTTGTCTCCGCGCTTGAGCAGGTCCGGGATAACCGTGACTTCGAACGCCTGGTCGAGCGCTGGGGCGTACGCCGCAGCCATCCGCGTTTTTGGGACTACTTCACCGATCTGACTCGCTACCTTGAAGAAACCGAGCCAGTTGAAGCAGGCGTGCTCGATATGAACCGCTACGAGAATCTGTGATTTCCGGATTGCGGACCGTTCGGATGGCGCAGGGAACTTGAAAATCGATAGTCCGACTAAAATACTAGGACTTAACCGCGGCAGTGGTTTGGCGTACACTGCGGCGCATGTCTGCGAGGAGTTCTCATGAGCGCGATCACTATTACCGAAGCTGCACACGATTATCTGGCTGACCTGCTTGAGAAGCAGAACACCACGGGCATCGGCATTCGCATCTTTATCACCCAGCCGGGCACTCCTTATGCCGAAACCTGCATTGCCTACTGCAAGCCGGGCGAAGAGAAGCCGGACGACACTGCGTTGGCTCTGAAGAGCTTCACCGCCTGGATCGATGGCACCAGCGAGCCGTTTCTGGAAGATGCACTGGTCGACTATGCGACCGACCGCATGGGTGGCCAGCTGACGATCAAGGCGCCGAACGCCAAAGTGCCGATGGTCAGTGAAGACAGTCCGTTGAACGAGCGCATCAACTATTACCTGCAGACCGAAATCAATCCCGGCCTGGCCAGCCATGGCGGGCAGGTCACTCTGATCGATGTGGTTGACGAAGGCATCGCGGTGCTGCAGTTCGGCGGTGGTTGCCAGGGCTGTGGCCAAGCTGACGTTACCCTCAAGGAAGGCATCGAGAAGACCCTGCTGGCCCGTATTCCGGAGCTCAAGGGCGTGCGCGACGTGACCGACCATACCAATCGCGAAAACGCTTACTACTGATCCAGCGAGCCGTCGAACCCGGCTCGCCGGGCCCTCCAGTGGCATTTCGGACGAAATGCCACTATTTTGCCTCCATGGTGCACACAGCAGCTCTGTCCTGCGATAAGCTCTCGCCCTTCGGTTGATCGGGCAACGAGAGCTCGCACCAGATGTCTGCCATTTCCCTCCTGATCTGTGATGATTCCAGCCTGGCGCGCAAGCAGCTACTGCATGCGCTGCCTGCTGGCTGGCCGGTTACGGTCAGCCAGGCTGCTACTGGCGTCGAGGCGTTGGACCGGATCCGTCAGGGCGATATCGATGTCCTGTTGCTCGATCTGACCATGCCGGAAATGGACGGATATCAGGTCCTCGCTCAGCTGCGCGAAGAGCAGCTCGAGTGCAAGACCATCGTGATATCCGCCGATATCCAGGAAGAGGCCGTACGCCGCGTGCTGGCGCTTGGCGCACGCGCCTTCATCAAGAAGCCGGCCGATCCGGTCCACCTGCGGCAGACGCTGGCCAGCCTCGGGTTGCTGGACGATGTATCCGCATTGATCACCCGGGTCGACGGCGAACGTATCAGCTTTCGCGACACCTTCCGCGAAGTCGTCAATATCGCCATGGGCCGCGCCGCGGCTCTGCTGGCCAGAGTGCTCGGCGTGTTCATCCAGCTGCCGATTCCCAACGTCAACATCCTCGAGGTCGGCGAGCTGCACATGGCGTTGGCCGATGCAGCGCGCGGCGAAAAGCTTACTGCCGTCTGCCAGGGTTACATCGGCGGCGGGATCGCCGGCGAAGCACTGCTGCTGTTCCATGATTCGGAAGTAGCCGACATGGCGCGTCTTATGCGCCGTCAGGATTACCTTGAGATGGAAATGCTGCTGGATCTCTCGAGCCTGCTGATCAGCGCCTGCCTGAGCGGCATCGCTGAGCAGATCGAGGTGGTTTTTTCCCAGGGGCACCCACAGGTACTCGGTCAGCACGCCTCGATCGAAGAACTGATAAGGATCAACAGCGGTCGGTGGAAGAAGACGCTGGCGGTGGAGATCAGCTACAGCCTGGAAGGTCACGATATCCATTTCGACCTGCTGCTGTTGTTCACGGAAGATTCGGTCGAGCTGCTGACCCGCAAGCTCGCCCACCTAATGGATTGAGCATGAGCGATACCCACGAGTTGAACGAGCTTCACTGGTTGCTGGCGATCGTCCAGAGCATCGATGTGGGGGTGGTGGTGCTGGACCGCGACTACCGCGTCGAAGTCTGGAACACCTTCATGGAAAACCGCTCCGGGCTGCAGCCGGAGACTGCGCGCAACCAGAGTTTCTTTACGCTTTTCCCCGAGGTGGATGAGGATTGGTTCCGCCGCAAGGTCGAGAGCGTGATGACCCTGGGCACGCCGTCATTCACCATCTGGGAGCAGCGGCCGTACCTGCTGCGCTTCAAGAACTACCAGCCGATCACCGGGCTGGAAGACTTCATGTATCAGAACACCACGCTGCTGCCGCTCAAGGGCATCAACGGCAGCATCGATCAGGTATGCCTGATCATCTACGACGTCACCGACGTAGCGGTGAACCGGCGCCAGTTGCAGGCGGCCAATGCCGAGCTGCAGCGCCTGTCCAGCACCGATCGCCTGACGGGCCTCTACAACCGCGGGCACTGGGAAGAAATGCTGCGGCTGGATTACGCTCGGCATCGCCGCTATGACAGCCAGGCGGCTTTGGTCATGTTCGATATCGACCATTTCAAGGCAATCAATGACAGCTATGGTCATCAGGTGGGCGACAGCGTCATTCAGCAGGTCGCGGATCTGATCCGGGAGAATCTGCGCGACTCGGATGTGGCTGGGCGTTACGGCGGTGAAGAGTTTGTGGTGCTGTTGCCAGATACTGACAAGCAAGGCGCGCTGATCTTCGCCGAACGGCTCCGGCAGGCGGTCGAGGCGCGCGAGGTTCGCCATGAGCAGTACCGCATTCGCTTCACCATCAGCCTGGGGGTGGCCGATCTCAGCATGCCAACCACCAGCCATGCCCAGTTGATCGAATGGGCCGATTCGGCGCTGTATGTCTCGAAAGCCTGCGGGCGCAATCGCGTTACGCTGCATGAGCATTGACGTCGCTGCGCGGAATCGCTCGGCGCGCTAAGCGGTTCGTTGTTGCTGCAGAAAGTTGAGCAATGCGACTTCTTCAGCACTGAGCCATTTGCGCTTGCGCGCAGCCCTTGGCTTGGCCAGATCGCCTGCGCTGAAGGCGTCCAGGATTGCCGGATGGATATAGCACTGGCGGCAGACCGCAGGGGTGTTTCCCAGCTGGCTGGCGACCTGCTTGACCGTCTCCACGAGGTTTTGCTTGGCAACACTATCAGGCGCGCTATCCAGTTTGCGCAGCCTTTCCAACGCCAGCGCGCTGCCGGCCCAGGTGCGGTAGTCCTTGGCGGTAAAGTCGCTGCCGGTCATTTCTCGTAGATAGAGATTCACATCGTTGGAACTGACGGCGCGCCGTTGGCCATCTTCGTCCAGATATTGAAACAGCTGCTGACCTGGCAGCTCCATGCAGCGGCGCATCAGCCTGGCCAAGCGGCGGTCGCGCAGAGTAACTTCATGCTCAACGCCGCTCTTGCCGCGAAAATGAAAACGGATCGAGGTGCCGCTGATATCGACATGCCGTGTACGCAAGGTCGTCAGCCCATAGGAGCGGTTGTCCCGGGCGTAGCGGGAGTTGCCGATTCGGATCAGTGTGGATTCGAGTAGCGTTACCACCAGCGCCATGACCTTCTCACGTGAGAGCTCCGGGGCGGCCAGGTGCTTTTCCAGCTTCTGGCGCAGTTTCGGTAGCGCCTCGCCGAACTGGAGCATGCGGTCGTACTTGTTGCCGTCACGGATTTCCCGCCAGCGGCTGTGGTAGCGATACTGTTTTCGGCCGCGTGCGTCACGTCCGGTGGCCTGCAAATGTCCCTGCGGATCAGGACAGATCCATACGTCACGATAGGCCGGTGGTATCACCAGCTTGTTGATCCGCTGTATCGCGGCGTCGTCGCGGATGCGCTCGCCGTTCGGCCCGAAGTAAACGAACTTGCCGCGCTGCAATTTGCGCCTGATGCCCGGCTGTGAATCATCGACGTAATGCAGGTCATCAGGCAGGTCAGGTCAGGGCAGAGCAGGGTGCCGGTGTCGCTGCTTTCGTCGGCGGGAACAGGGCGGGTACCTTCGGCCAGTCGCGGAGGCTCGTCCAGCACGGTGTCATTGCGCATGTCGGCGATTTCCCGCTATGGCCTTGCCGGCAGTGCGCCGGCAAGGCGCCTGGATGGGCTAGTTATCCTTTTCGTTGCTGTTGCGCATCAGCAAGCGGATGGCTGCAACCAGCTCATCCACGGCTTCACGATAAAGCTCCGGTTTGGCTTCGGTTTCCGCCTGGTCGGCGTGCTTGCGCGCTGTTTCGAGGTGGTCATTGATCGATGAGTAGTCGCCAAGCATGGTTTGCTCCTGCTGCTGGATCGGAAGGAAAGGGCGCTCGAAATGCTTGTTTCGGCGGCCTTGTAACAACTGACCGGCGACAGTCGTGGCGGTTCGTACCGTGTATCAGCGCGACCTGAGCGTCGAAAGCGCCTTCGACCACGTGGGATTGGAGCAGCGTGGGCATGACTGCGCTTGCTGGCTTTCGAGTGCCTGAGGAAAGCCACAGCGGCTACAGGCATACATTCCGGCCGCGGGGACCTGATGGAAAACCGGCCGGTACTCCGGTGGCAGCACAGATAGTCCGGGGCGCACCGCTTCGGGCTCATGGAAGAACAGGCTGACGTTGCCATCGTTCTCCAGAATGCCGAGCCTGACCTGCCCGAGATGTTCGACGCCTTGCTGGCGCAGCTCCATGAAGAACTCGTCGGCGGAAATGTTCAGGCCATCCAGACTGCGCAATTCATAGATGCCGTCGCGAATGATGGTGACCGGCTTGCCTTCCAGCCAGACGCCGAA includes:
- the metH gene encoding methionine synthase — protein: MSTRSSRLQALQQALKERILILDGGMGTMIQSYKLEEEDYRGTRFADWPQDVKGNNDLLLLSRPDIIQAIEKAYLDAGADILETNTFNATRVSQADYGMEELVYELNVEGARLAREVADAKTAETPDRPRFVAGVLGPTSRTCSISPDVNNPGYRNVTFDLLVENYVEATRGLIEGGADLILIETIFDTLNAKAAIFAVQQVFEDEGVELPIMISGTITDASGRTLSGQTTEAFWNSVRHAKPISVGLNCALGAKDLRPYLEELSSKAETFVSAHPNAGLPNAFGEYDESPAEMAAVVEEFAASGFLNIIGGCCGTTPAHIQAIAEAVSKYPPRAIPDIPKACRLSGLEPFTIDRSSLFVNVGERTNITGSAKFARLIREENYTEALEVALQQVEAGAQVIDINMDEGMLDSKAAMVTFLNLIAGEPDISRVPIMIDSSKWEVIEAGLKCIQGKGIVNSISMKEGVEQFKQQAHLCKRYGAAVVVMAFDEAGQADTAARKREICKRSYDILVNEVGFPPEDIIFDPNIFAIATGIEEHNNYAVDFIEACAYIRDNLPYALTSGGVSNVSFSFRGNNPVREAIHSVFLFHAIKAGLTMGIVNAGQLEIYDEIPKELRDAVEDVVLNRSANGTEGLLELADKYKGDGSVKEAETEEWRSLPVDKRLEHALVKGITAFIVEDTEECRQQCKRPIEVIEGPLMSGMNVVGDLFGAGKMFLPQVVKSARVMKQAVAHLIPFIEAEKGDKPEAKGKILMATVKGDVHDIGKNIVGVVLGCNGYDVVDMGVMVPAEKILQTAIAEKCDIIGLSGLITPSLDEMVHVAKEMQRQGFSLPLMIGGATTSKAHTAVKIDPQYHNDAVVYVTDASRAVGVATTLLSKELKPAFVEKTREEYAMIRERTANRSARTERLSYAQAVANKPQFDWASYTPVKPSFTGRQLLEDIDLRTLAEYIDWTPFFIAWDLAGKYPRILEDEVVGEAATALFSDAQAMLNKLIDEKLIRARAVFGFWPANQVQDDDLEVYGDGGEKLATLHHLRQQIIKPDAKPNLSLADFVAPKDSGITDYVGGFICTAGIGAEELAKAYQDKGDDYNSIMVKALADRLAEACAEWLHQQVRKQYWGYAKDEQLSNEELIREQYKGIRPAPGYPACPDHTEKGTLFQLLDADGISQVTLTEHYAMLPTAAVSGWYFAHPEAQYFAVGKIDKDQVESYSQRKGEDIAVSERWLMPNLGYDN
- a CDS encoding fatty acid cis/trans isomerase; protein product: MSLRLWLGCLLLLIGSAVQAEAVSYQRDIQPIFTAKCVACHACYDSPCQLNLGSGEGASRGGHKLPVYNGVRVKAQQPTRLFLDAEGEAAWRRKGFHSVLEAEGNQAALMARMLELGRSQPLVPNAKLPPGLDIGIGRENSCPLPGEFDGYARKNAHGGMPFAVTGLSDEEYTVVQRWLEQGAPVEHRQLKPTPAEALQIEQWERLFNTPGARGNLVGRWLYEHLFIAHLHFEGGESGHFYQLVRSRTPSGEPVDPIAARRPNNDPGTRFSYRLRPIPDVIVHKTHITYPLSAQKLARVTALFFEDDWPVDSIPGYGAAHRANPFKTFQAIPAQARYQFMLDNAEYFVRTFIRGPVCRGQIATDVIRDNFWVFFQDPQHDLYLTDRRYREQTTPLLAMPGQFDEMGNLLAFWKTYRVKRNQYEHLRTQAYANKPADWAHIWSGNDNALLSIFRQHDSASVRKGLIGEIPQTLWWMDYPLLERTYYQLVVNFDVFGNVSHQGQTRLYFDLIRNGAELNFLRLLPASSRQGILNGWYEKGGQLKLLLAYTSIDATTPSLLDLGKADAKRAFARQLLARYAGINATPDPINRCQGSHCFRAGQPALLQRAEQALSRLTNRLGAGLPAIQYLPEATLLRVEAGDGRRELYSLLRNRAHSNVAFMYGESLRWQPRLDTLTVYPGILSSYPNFLFNMPAADVPAFVSALEQVRDNRDFERLVERWGVRRSHPRFWDYFTDLTRYLEETEPVEAGVLDMNRYENL
- the nfuA gene encoding Fe-S biogenesis protein NfuA; this translates as MSAITITEAAHDYLADLLEKQNTTGIGIRIFITQPGTPYAETCIAYCKPGEEKPDDTALALKSFTAWIDGTSEPFLEDALVDYATDRMGGQLTIKAPNAKVPMVSEDSPLNERINYYLQTEINPGLASHGGQVTLIDVVDEGIAVLQFGGGCQGCGQADVTLKEGIEKTLLARIPELKGVRDVTDHTNRENAYY
- a CDS encoding response regulator; its protein translation is MSAISLLICDDSSLARKQLLHALPAGWPVTVSQAATGVEALDRIRQGDIDVLLLDLTMPEMDGYQVLAQLREEQLECKTIVISADIQEEAVRRVLALGARAFIKKPADPVHLRQTLASLGLLDDVSALITRVDGERISFRDTFREVVNIAMGRAAALLARVLGVFIQLPIPNVNILEVGELHMALADAARGEKLTAVCQGYIGGGIAGEALLLFHDSEVADMARLMRRQDYLEMEMLLDLSSLLISACLSGIAEQIEVVFSQGHPQVLGQHASIEELIRINSGRWKKTLAVEISYSLEGHDIHFDLLLLFTEDSVELLTRKLAHLMD
- a CDS encoding sensor domain-containing diguanylate cyclase, whose translation is MSDTHELNELHWLLAIVQSIDVGVVVLDRDYRVEVWNTFMENRSGLQPETARNQSFFTLFPEVDEDWFRRKVESVMTLGTPSFTIWEQRPYLLRFKNYQPITGLEDFMYQNTTLLPLKGINGSIDQVCLIIYDVTDVAVNRRQLQAANAELQRLSSTDRLTGLYNRGHWEEMLRLDYARHRRYDSQAALVMFDIDHFKAINDSYGHQVGDSVIQQVADLIRENLRDSDVAGRYGGEEFVVLLPDTDKQGALIFAERLRQAVEAREVRHEQYRIRFTISLGVADLSMPTTSHAQLIEWADSALYVSKACGRNRVTLHEH
- a CDS encoding DUF421 domain-containing protein, with the protein product MTPFDLQRMLLHEFPLMFVAEVSLRALLAFIAVFVFLKVSGRRGIRQLSVFELVIILTLGSAAGDVSFYDDVPLLPVAAVFATLLVLYRLTVFFMNRSPRFGVWLEGKPVTIIRDGIYELRSLDGLNISADEFFMELRQQGVEHLGQVRLGILENDGNVSLFFHEPEAVRPGLSVLPPEYRPVFHQVPAAGMYACSRCGFPQALESQQAQSCPRCSNPTWSKALSTLRSR